The genomic region ATGTATATGTTTCACTACCTTAATAAAACACAGTTTAAACCAATATCCATCTATCATAGGTGAGGTGATATAGTGATCTATTCTTTGGATAAAGAAAGAAATTCCCCATAGTATACACCTCCTTCCATCCACAAACCTGTTATCCTAGTCTGGGTTGTGGGGTGGGGTATAGACAGAAGGCTGGGgtataccctggatgggatgccagtccatcatatggACCATACACAATAATACCCTACGAGGTATAAGTCTTTTAGAGACACCAGCTAGCCTAACTGCCTATCTTTAGACTGCTAGGGGAAACAAGAAGCTGAAAACCCCACACACTCTGgcagtgtaaggcaacagtgctaaccaatgAGCCACCACAGGCTACACCTGCACACCAATATACTGAATACTGAGTGCAAATAAAAGTCATCAATCTACATGAATCACAGGTCTGTGGATTGGAGAAAAAGTGCAATACTTGAGACAGCACACAGTTCCATCACGATATTTACAGCCACCAGCCTGGAagtatgaggtaacagtgctaaatCTACCAACTTCATTTTAAACAAGATATatgcatccatacatccatccattttctgtacttgcttgtcctatgcagggtcttgggggtccagagcctatcctagaaGCTATAGgctcaaggcagggaataacccagaatGGGACATAACATACGTGCAAATTAGGTTTGCAATGAGAGTGGCAGCATAGGACCCAGGCCAAAATGCACATTAAGACTGACCAGTTATGCAGCaagaatgagagagagatgcTGAGGATGTTTAAACAGTCAGAGTATGGACACACATTGCTTACTTGCATGGATTTTGTGCTAGCTTGCACCAAATTCAATTTGATTTCTTGAATTTTTTTTAGATTTCTGATCCGTGTTCATTTGATTCCATGCTACTGAAATCCATGCAAAGCCCATTGTAATTTAATGTATTTCATTGAAAATGTCTCatcaggtttcctccgggttctccggtttccccccacagtccaaaaacatgctgaggctaattggacttgctaaattgccagtatgtgtgcatgtgtgagtgaatgatgtgtgagtgtgccctgcgacgggctggccccccatcctgggttgttccctgcctcgtgcccattgcttctgggataggctcggaccccccgcgacccagtaggataagcggtttggaaaatggatggatggatggatggatgtctgtcATCAAAGGAAAAGGGCAAAACTCCGAGATTCATAAGCTTTCAGAATAATTAATTGCTGATGTTACTGTCAGAGTGCTGTAGTGGGTTTTACTGTGGTGTGTCTGCAGTTTGCTGGGCTGTGTGGGTTTTCAGCCACAGCCCAACCTCAAACAGTTAAGTGAAATGACatctctgaattgcccatagtgtctgAGTGAGACCAATATGCAGTCTAGGCCTGTGCCCCTCCCTTGTTTACTGTGCCAGGCCTCCCCAGCAACCTTGTTCTGGATGTGGTTGGAAGATGCGCATTACTATTAAGATTATTATtctaatacctaaataaataaCTATGTTGTATTAGATATTAGATTTGCCAAGAGATATGGAAAAATCACAGCTTTTTTGATGACTGACTTAGAGCCAATAATTCCTGAAAAGCTGTTCATTTCAGACATATAAAACAGAGCTCATATAAAAACAACCACAGGCATAAGGTGTCATCTGAAATATTCACACTTACTCATTGTCCAGTGCTCCTCTAGAGTTAAAAGTCCAACTATGCATTATGCTTAAGGCCTTTGGTGTCAAAGATTATAATAATGGGAGATATCTGACATCTGTagaaatgttcaatgtcaggATCCCCAGAGATTTTGAATGTCAGGATATATTAAAACGTTTTGAAATGTATTAGCCTGATCTCCTGTAAATACCTAATGATGGACTTAAGTGTCGCATATtaattaaatatgtaaaattacaGTTCTCACAGAGAGTCTTGTGATGCTTACTTAATTTGTAAAAATGttattaaatttatatttttcataacaaaagtccacTGACGTGCAATGTTCATGCATATATCTTCTgtacagacattttcttttcattaagtgccattttatttatttatttattgattgatTCAGTTTCctattaattgcaattgtagtAATGAACTCCCAAAGGGATACCAAACACAAAtctttggtgttttatgttgttGCAAAGGTGATACTAATTAAAGCACCCAGTgagactgcttgtcaatgaactttttaacACAGAACTGATACTCGGATTTCAGTTTATTAATACTACTTgaaatgaatgatttacttaaAACTCCCGATTGTTTGTAAAGTGAAATGTGGGTATGTGTATGTAAACTAATGAATAACGTActattttaaaagtatttttgttataaaaccaatacaTTTGCAATAGTTTTACAAGAATTAAGTGTCCAAGACCAAGACAAAGTgtccaagactttctgtgagcactgtaatTCTTCCTAAGACATTTTAATGGTTATATTTCTATTTCGATACTAATATGCATAGTAAAAAATGTGTGGTCTATTTTATACTGTCAGAATTTATTAATAATGAGACTCAGACATTATTTTACTGTAAATGAAGAAATAGGACCATCGACTTACTTATACGAGCTTCCGGTTGTGAATTCCTGCTTTATCTGCCTGTTCAGTGCATCCGCCACAGCCCTTCCTTTGCTCCCAACAGCTTCACCCCTAGGTTGCAGGCCATCTGCTTTAACCCTTTCAAGTGACTTCTTCCCttgcttcttttttttctctccaatcTCTTTCTCCTGCACCTTGTCAGCAATTTCGCTCTTCTCCACGCCACTGGCATCCTCCGCAGACCTTTGCTCTGTATCACTGGCCACAAAGCCGCTCGCATTAGGCTTGGGAATCCAAGGGTGGTCTCGCTTATTGGGAATCGGCCAAGGCTTGAAATCCTTCTGGTACTGCGTCTCATTATTAAAAGGGGCCTCCGACGGGTGATACTCGTTCTTGGGCTTGCAGCTTCGTTCCGGGCGGACTTTCCAAGCTCTGAAGTCCTGGCGCATTACAGATGAGCTCAACAATTGCGCAACATCAGCAGCAGCTGAAGCACCGGCTACTCCTACCCGATTACTATGGGATGGCTGTGTTTCTATGGCCAGTCGAGACTGGGGATGCGGCTGTTTTCGCTgatgccgcacatggaaatgcTGCTCATCGGTCACATCGGAGTATTTTGTAAACACCAAAGGCACAGCGATGTC from Brienomyrus brachyistius isolate T26 chromosome 17, BBRACH_0.4, whole genome shotgun sequence harbors:
- the LOC125712390 gene encoding microtubule-associated protein 6 homolog; translated protein: MAWPCITRACCINRFWSELDKGDIAVPLVFTKYSDVTDEQHFHVRHQRKQPHPQSRLAIETQPSHSNRVGVAGASAAADVAQLLSSSVMRQDFRAWKVRPERSCKPKNEYHPSEAPFNNETQYQKDFKPWPIPNKRDHPWIPKPNASGFVASDTEQRSAEDASGVEKSEIADKVQEKEIGEKKKKQGKKSLERVKADGLQPRGEAVGSKGRAVADALNRQIKQEFTTGSSYKNEFKAYADVKPVKPIKAKPQYAPPMEEKASLETSYSATFRGEQVQNIPTDNKTQEHRRIRSLYSEPGKEPIKTEKPSTPHSKPRKTTTPSYSKPVKKGKEKQLSSVRSAKKKEKEPKSAPTENDKKKSKEMNNKLAEAKE